One part of the Truepera radiovictrix DSM 17093 genome encodes these proteins:
- the phnE gene encoding phosphonate ABC transporter, permease protein PhnE: MALPEAKPPPPALPQRPLAPRLLSWGVWLAFALLLYVSAVQTGFRLDDLWGSTVDFVLFFRNFWPPDWRALSDIGRPLVQTLQMAWLGTVFGVLLGLPWLFWSSRNTSPSGLLLWFSRTLMTVLRSIPDLVYAAVLVGVLALGPLPGVVALTIFTLSILAKLGSEYVEAVDPGPLEALRASGASGTHVIVYGVVPQVAASLVSYILYIFEVNVRASTVLGFVGAGGVGQLLNTYTALFQYRRLTVLLLVTFVVVAIIDAASAWVRSRLT; encoded by the coding sequence GTGGCGCTGCCTGAGGCTAAGCCGCCCCCCCCCGCGCTGCCGCAGCGCCCGCTCGCACCGCGCCTGCTGTCGTGGGGCGTGTGGCTCGCGTTCGCCTTGCTCCTTTACGTCTCGGCCGTGCAGACGGGGTTTCGCCTAGACGACCTCTGGGGGAGCACGGTCGACTTCGTGCTCTTTTTCCGCAACTTCTGGCCGCCCGACTGGCGCGCGCTCTCCGACATCGGGCGCCCCCTCGTTCAGACGCTGCAGATGGCCTGGTTAGGGACGGTGTTCGGTGTCCTTTTGGGGCTCCCGTGGCTTTTCTGGTCGTCGCGCAACACCTCGCCCAGCGGGTTGCTCCTGTGGTTCTCGCGCACCCTGATGACGGTGCTGCGGAGCATCCCCGACCTCGTCTACGCCGCCGTTTTGGTGGGCGTGCTGGCCCTGGGGCCGCTGCCGGGGGTGGTGGCGCTAACCATCTTTACGCTCTCCATCCTCGCCAAGCTCGGTAGCGAGTACGTCGAGGCGGTCGACCCCGGCCCCTTGGAGGCGCTCCGCGCGAGCGGCGCGAGCGGCACGCACGTCATCGTCTACGGGGTGGTGCCCCAGGTCGCGGCGAGCTTGGTCTCCTACATCCTCTACATCTTCGAGGTCAACGTGCGCGCCTCGACGGTGCTGGGGTTTGTCGGCGCGGGTGGCGTGGGTCAGCTCCTTAATACCTATACCGCCCTCTTTCAGTACCGGCGCCTGACGGTCTTGCTGCTGGTGACCTTTGTGGTGGTGGCGATCATCGACGCGGCCTCCGCGTGGGTGCGCTCGAGGCTCACCTGA
- the ruvX gene encoding Holliday junction resolvase RuvX: MSEVVLALDVGERRIGVARGEVGSPFAFGRGVIARRSLRADVAAVRALADAEGAARVVVGLPRRLRGGDSAQTSRVRAFAAQLQAAGLEVVFEDERFTSRIATQSLVKSGLKRGQRQEKGRVDEGAAVLILETYLAKARAPRAPASDAPDHDPS; the protein is encoded by the coding sequence GTGAGCGAGGTGGTGCTCGCCCTCGACGTCGGCGAGCGCCGCATCGGCGTGGCGCGCGGCGAGGTCGGTTCGCCCTTCGCCTTCGGGCGGGGCGTCATCGCGCGCCGGAGCCTCCGAGCGGACGTCGCGGCGGTTCGAGCGCTCGCCGACGCCGAGGGGGCGGCGCGCGTCGTCGTGGGTCTGCCGCGCCGCCTACGGGGCGGCGACTCGGCGCAGACCTCCCGGGTGCGCGCCTTTGCGGCGCAGCTTCAGGCCGCGGGGCTCGAGGTGGTGTTCGAGGACGAGCGCTTTACGAGCCGGATCGCCACGCAGAGCCTGGTGAAAAGCGGCCTCAAACGGGGCCAGCGGCAGGAAAAGGGGCGCGTCGACGAGGGGGCGGCGGTCTTGATCCTTGAAACCTACCTCGCGAAAGCGCGCGCGCCTCGCGCCCCCGCTAGCGACGCACCGGATCACGACCCCTCATGA
- a CDS encoding MATE family efflux transporter — protein MRRAPPVTSTSLALELRATLLLALPLILAQLAQMSMSFVDTLMVGRLGEGALAGIALGGSVYTFALIVGMGVMFAVGPTVSQAYGAGDRAEVGRALRASLVLAVGLSVPAWLLFWQVGPLLRLLGQEEATAALATRYLHAIAWGYLPALWLTGLRGLLEGLARPRPVMVIALLGVALNVVANYALIFGHFGLPALGLVGSGWASALVYWSMCAAAAFYVHRALPWVQLWRLRRLEPRTLRELLRVGWPIGLTLGFETGLFSATAVLMGLFGTVALAAHQIALQSASFTFMVPVGLATATAVRVGQAAGRRERGAVRRAGGVGIALSAAFMLLTALTFWLIPERVVGLYLDVGDPANADIVRTATRFLAFAAAFQVFDGLQVSAAGALRGLKDTRVPMLISLASYWGVGLSTGVLLAFRGGLGGQGLWLGLVMGLLSAALLLTWRFRRTTRPTPQPAAPRVTEPAGSGPVRPMPPGSALGGVPAGDKGGCDAPLEP, from the coding sequence ATGCGCCGCGCTCCCCCCGTCACCTCCACTAGCCTCGCGCTCGAGCTGCGCGCCACGCTGCTGCTCGCGCTCCCCCTCATCCTGGCGCAGCTCGCGCAGATGTCCATGTCGTTCGTCGACACCCTGATGGTCGGCCGCCTCGGCGAGGGGGCGCTCGCGGGGATCGCCTTGGGCGGGAGCGTCTACACCTTCGCGCTCATTGTCGGCATGGGGGTGATGTTCGCGGTCGGGCCGACCGTGTCACAAGCCTATGGCGCGGGGGATCGCGCCGAGGTCGGGCGCGCGCTGCGCGCGTCGCTCGTGTTGGCCGTGGGGTTGAGCGTCCCGGCTTGGCTGCTCTTTTGGCAGGTCGGGCCCTTGCTGCGCCTTTTGGGGCAAGAGGAGGCGACGGCGGCGCTCGCGACGCGCTACCTGCACGCTATCGCGTGGGGCTACCTGCCCGCGCTCTGGCTCACCGGGTTGCGCGGGCTTTTGGAGGGGCTAGCGCGCCCGCGCCCGGTGATGGTGATCGCGCTTTTGGGCGTCGCGCTCAACGTCGTCGCCAACTACGCGCTCATCTTCGGTCACTTCGGGCTGCCCGCCCTCGGGCTCGTCGGCAGCGGCTGGGCGAGCGCGTTGGTCTACTGGTCGATGTGCGCCGCGGCGGCCTTTTACGTGCACCGAGCGCTGCCGTGGGTGCAGCTGTGGCGCCTGCGGCGGCTCGAGCCCAGGACGCTCCGCGAGCTTTTGCGCGTCGGTTGGCCGATCGGCCTCACCTTGGGTTTCGAGACCGGGCTCTTCTCGGCGACCGCCGTGCTGATGGGGCTTTTCGGTACGGTCGCGCTCGCCGCGCACCAGATCGCCCTGCAGAGCGCGAGCTTTACGTTCATGGTGCCCGTGGGGCTCGCCACGGCGACCGCCGTGCGCGTCGGCCAGGCGGCGGGCCGCCGCGAACGGGGGGCGGTGCGGCGGGCGGGGGGGGTCGGTATCGCGCTGAGCGCCGCTTTCATGCTCCTCACCGCGCTGACCTTCTGGCTCATCCCGGAGCGCGTCGTGGGGCTCTACCTCGACGTCGGCGACCCCGCAAACGCCGACATCGTGCGCACCGCCACGCGCTTTCTCGCTTTCGCTGCCGCCTTTCAGGTGTTCGACGGGTTGCAGGTCAGCGCGGCGGGGGCGCTGCGCGGGCTCAAGGACACGCGGGTGCCGATGCTCATCTCGCTCGCGTCGTACTGGGGGGTAGGGCTGAGCACCGGGGTGCTGCTCGCGTTTCGCGGCGGCCTCGGGGGGCAGGGGCTCTGGTTGGGGCTCGTCATGGGGCTTTTGAGCGCAGCGCTGCTCCTTACCTGGCGCTTTCGCCGCACGACGCGGCCCACGCCCCAGCCCGCCGCGCCGCGCGTAACCGAGCCTGCAGGGAGCGGGCCGGTGAGGCCTATGCCGCCCGGCTCAGCCCTTGGGGGCGTCCCTGCGGGCGACAAGGGGGGCTGCGACGCCCCGCTAGAGCCCTAA
- the pta gene encoding phosphate acetyltransferase produces the protein MAQAILVVPTGQRVGLTSVAVGLVHALDRRGVRVGFCKPVAQMSARASGRAPEPERSSRLVERVAGFSPPEPVPASVAEERFAHAQREVLLEEVVARFEAAASRADVVVVEGLVATPEQPYAGALNAGIARSLDAKVLLVAAPGSSTPAELSDTLELAAQDFGGTEGGRVIGCILNQVGAPPEAHTFMRLGSEPQRDPGAFEAQLRAEAPVLKGEGFRLYGAVPWDRDLLAPRVRDVQAFLGAEVLREGDLGRRVTEVALGASTMLNAAKRLLPGTLFITSGDRDDLVMAAAMAALSGRPIAALLLTNGRRPSDDLLALCAQGFATGLPLLLVADDSFGAALRVRGMDLEIPLDDTERIARLVEHVAAHLDVEALERRTRGAAEGRRLSPPAFRYLLVERARAANKRIILPEGDEPRTLRAATICLERKIARCVLLGDPDEIHAVAARHGLTLPEGLEILRPEEHIGRFIEPLVALRKHKGMNAPMAEEALQDNVVLGTMMLQQGEVDGLVSGAVHTTANTIRPALQLIKTAPGVRVVSSVFFMCLPEQVLVYGDCAINPNPTAEELADIALQSADSAAAFGIPPRVAMLSYSTGTSGAGSDVEKVREATRIAQARRPDLLIDGPLQYDAAAIETVARSKAPGSKVAGRATVFIFPDLNTGNTTYKAVQRSADVISIGPMLQGLKKPVNDLSRGALVDDIVFTIALTAIQAKQAEQAAQVERSA, from the coding sequence GTGGCACAGGCAATCTTGGTCGTTCCGACGGGGCAGCGCGTGGGGCTTACGAGCGTCGCTGTCGGGCTCGTACACGCCTTGGATCGCCGCGGGGTGCGGGTCGGGTTTTGCAAACCGGTGGCGCAGATGTCGGCGCGCGCCTCCGGGCGCGCACCCGAACCCGAGCGCTCGAGCCGCCTCGTCGAGCGCGTCGCGGGGTTTTCCCCCCCCGAGCCCGTGCCCGCGAGCGTCGCCGAGGAGCGCTTCGCCCACGCTCAGCGCGAGGTGCTCCTCGAGGAGGTCGTGGCCCGCTTCGAGGCAGCCGCGTCGCGCGCCGACGTGGTGGTCGTCGAGGGGCTCGTCGCGACCCCCGAGCAGCCCTACGCGGGCGCGCTCAACGCCGGCATCGCCCGCAGCTTAGACGCCAAGGTCCTCCTGGTCGCCGCGCCGGGCTCGAGCACGCCCGCGGAGCTCTCCGACACGCTCGAGCTCGCCGCGCAGGACTTTGGCGGCACCGAGGGGGGGCGGGTGATCGGTTGCATCCTCAACCAAGTCGGCGCCCCCCCCGAAGCGCACACCTTTATGCGGCTCGGCAGCGAACCGCAGCGCGACCCTGGCGCCTTCGAGGCGCAGCTGCGCGCCGAAGCGCCCGTTTTAAAGGGGGAGGGCTTTCGGCTCTACGGCGCCGTCCCCTGGGACCGCGACCTGCTCGCGCCGCGCGTCCGCGACGTGCAGGCGTTTTTAGGGGCGGAGGTGCTGCGCGAGGGCGACTTGGGGCGCCGCGTCACCGAGGTCGCCCTCGGGGCGAGCACCATGCTCAACGCCGCCAAACGCCTGTTGCCCGGCACGCTCTTTATCACCTCCGGCGACCGCGACGACCTGGTGATGGCCGCCGCCATGGCAGCTCTAAGCGGCCGCCCGATCGCCGCGCTTTTGCTCACCAACGGGCGCCGGCCGAGCGACGACCTGCTCGCGCTGTGCGCGCAAGGGTTCGCCACCGGTCTGCCGCTGCTGCTCGTCGCCGACGACTCGTTCGGGGCGGCGCTGCGGGTGCGCGGGATGGACCTCGAGATCCCCCTGGACGACACCGAACGCATCGCGCGCCTTGTCGAGCACGTCGCGGCGCACCTAGACGTCGAGGCATTAGAGCGCCGCACGCGCGGGGCCGCCGAAGGACGGCGCCTCAGCCCGCCGGCCTTTCGCTACCTCCTCGTCGAGCGCGCGCGCGCGGCCAACAAACGCATCATCTTGCCCGAGGGGGACGAACCGCGCACCCTGCGCGCGGCGACCATCTGTCTAGAGCGCAAGATCGCCCGCTGCGTGCTCCTAGGCGACCCCGACGAGATCCACGCGGTCGCCGCGCGCCACGGCCTGACCCTCCCCGAGGGGCTCGAGATCCTCCGCCCCGAGGAGCACATAGGGCGCTTTATCGAGCCGCTCGTCGCGCTGCGCAAGCACAAGGGGATGAACGCCCCCATGGCCGAGGAGGCCCTGCAGGACAACGTCGTGCTCGGCACCATGATGCTGCAGCAGGGTGAGGTCGACGGGCTCGTCTCCGGCGCGGTCCACACCACCGCCAACACGATTCGCCCCGCGCTGCAGTTGATTAAAACGGCGCCCGGGGTGCGGGTCGTGTCGTCGGTCTTTTTCATGTGCTTGCCGGAGCAGGTGTTGGTCTACGGCGACTGCGCCATCAACCCCAACCCGACGGCCGAGGAGCTCGCCGACATCGCCTTGCAGAGCGCCGACTCGGCGGCCGCTTTCGGTATTCCGCCGCGCGTCGCCATGCTGTCGTATAGCACCGGCACCTCGGGGGCGGGCTCCGACGTCGAAAAGGTGCGCGAGGCGACCCGCATCGCCCAGGCACGGCGGCCCGACCTGCTCATCGACGGCCCTTTGCAGTACGACGCCGCCGCGATAGAGACGGTGGCGCGGAGCAAGGCGCCCGGCTCCAAGGTGGCGGGGCGCGCGACGGTCTTTATCTTTCCGGACTTAAACACGGGCAACACCACCTACAAGGCGGTGCAGCGCTCGGCAGATGTCATCAGCATCGGGCCGATGCTGCAGGGCCTTAAAAAACCCGTGAACGACCTCTCCAGGGGGGCGCTCGTCGACGACATCGTCTTTACCATCGCGCTGACCGCGATTCAGGCTAAGCAGGCAGAACAAGCGGCGCAGGTAGAGCGCTCCGCCTAG
- the phnE gene encoding phosphonate ABC transporter, permease protein PhnE — protein sequence MAAPSRKRARDLSAIPPTPPHARRTKAFQYALGFFLVAVTLLCLLTLQNVSWERVISGAQRNLAPLARGFANPSQEIFGRAFEAMMETLYMAVIGTVIGGVLSVPLAFISAANLMGGGRGALPGRGILAGVRVFPELLFAIIFVAAIGPGAVAGIMALGVNSVGFLGKMFSDIIESIDPGPGEALRATGAGPVHTFVYAVLPQVMPEFASNVLYRFEINLRAASVLGLVGAGGIGGLLSQRIQFRRWEEISMILLVIIAFVVVVDIVSSYVRRRLV from the coding sequence ATGGCCGCGCCAAGCCGCAAGCGCGCGCGTGATCTCAGCGCCATCCCCCCGACCCCGCCGCACGCGCGCCGCACAAAAGCCTTTCAGTACGCCCTCGGCTTTTTCCTCGTCGCCGTGACGCTGCTCTGCTTGCTGACGCTGCAAAACGTCTCGTGGGAGCGCGTCATCAGCGGCGCGCAACGCAACCTCGCGCCGCTCGCACGGGGCTTCGCCAACCCCTCGCAGGAGATCTTCGGCCGCGCCTTTGAGGCGATGATGGAGACGCTCTACATGGCGGTCATCGGCACCGTCATCGGCGGCGTCTTGTCGGTGCCGCTCGCGTTTATCTCCGCGGCTAACCTCATGGGAGGGGGTCGCGGCGCGCTGCCGGGGCGGGGCATCTTGGCCGGGGTGCGGGTCTTTCCAGAGCTCCTTTTCGCCATCATCTTCGTCGCCGCCATCGGCCCGGGCGCGGTCGCGGGAATCATGGCCCTGGGCGTCAACTCGGTAGGCTTTTTGGGCAAGATGTTTAGCGACATCATCGAGTCGATCGACCCCGGCCCCGGCGAGGCGCTGCGGGCGACGGGGGCGGGGCCGGTGCACACCTTCGTCTACGCCGTGCTCCCGCAAGTCATGCCGGAGTTCGCCTCGAACGTCCTGTACCGCTTCGAGATCAACCTGCGCGCCGCCTCGGTGTTGGGGCTCGTGGGGGCGGGGGGTATCGGCGGCCTCCTCAGCCAGCGCATCCAGTTTCGGCGCTGGGAGGAGATCTCGATGATCCTCCTCGTGATCATCGCGTTCGTGGTGGTCGTCGACATCGTGAGCTCTTATGTGCGGCGGAGGTTGGTGTAG
- the alaS gene encoding alanine--tRNA ligase translates to MQSHTQSPTNAPSASDRSQAGTSPDALRRKFLEFFRSKGHLIYPSAPLKSDDPGLLFNVAGMQQFKPYFQGATPKFPGVEGVWPRVATSQKCMRAGGKDSDIENVGRTRRHHTFFEMLGNFSFGDYFKREAIGWAWEFLTAPEWLGLDPERLYATVYLDDDEAYNIWKDEVGLPEARLSRFGEGENFWPANAIKDERSGPCGPCSEIFYDRGPAYGSPDETGPNTGSGDRFVEIWNLVFTQFNLENGVLTPLPQQNIDTGAGLERFAAVIADVKDAYATELFQPIIRRLERLSGVPYRDLESVHHRIIADHVRSVSMCIADGILPANDGAGYVIKMLLRRASRQAYLLGLREPVLHQLVSGVVEAMGEAYPEVKDAQARIEGIVRAEEESFLRTLESGIARVSGLLDELGGDTLPGDVAFDLWQTYGFPLDLTEEMAQERGVRVDREGYAHAREAARSLSRAARGEGALFGGTDVFGQLAEAHGETAFVGYSARDAEAAVRALVQGGEAVSEAGEGTHVQVVLDTTPFYAEGGGQVGDAGVLEWRGGDHEGKALVTTTTKTKGGVVVHHARVLRGTLKTGQRVRAAVDPSRTETEKHHTATHLLHAALRSVLGTHVAQAGSLVAPERLRFDFSHPQPLSESELRRLEALVNRWIQADFTVSWRVVPLEEARAAGAMMLFGEKYGANVRMVSVTPERDPKSSVSTELCGGTHVARTGTLGVFVITGEEAVSAGVRRVEALVGEAALSYLADLRATLAAAAKSLGVTPGELGPRLERLQSDLKAAQRTAAELRDRLAAAQTAGESGLEVSEAGGFSYAVAQLGGLDASALRGAADRLLARSGADLVVVGSGPLLVVKASDAAQARGAHAGRLVGEIARRAGGGGGGRPNLAQAGVKDPAQLGRALAALPDILEHLAGGA, encoded by the coding sequence GTGCAGAGCCACACCCAGTCACCGACCAATGCGCCGAGCGCCAGCGACCGCAGCCAAGCGGGCACCAGCCCAGACGCGCTACGGCGCAAGTTCCTCGAGTTCTTCCGCAGCAAAGGGCACCTCATCTACCCGTCGGCGCCCCTTAAGAGCGACGACCCGGGTTTGCTGTTCAACGTCGCCGGGATGCAGCAGTTCAAACCCTACTTCCAGGGCGCGACGCCCAAGTTTCCGGGTGTCGAGGGGGTCTGGCCGCGCGTCGCGACGAGCCAGAAGTGCATGCGCGCCGGCGGCAAGGACTCGGACATCGAGAACGTCGGGCGCACGCGGCGGCACCACACGTTTTTCGAGATGCTCGGCAACTTCTCCTTCGGCGACTACTTCAAGCGCGAGGCGATCGGGTGGGCGTGGGAGTTTCTCACCGCACCCGAGTGGCTCGGCCTCGACCCCGAGAGGCTTTACGCCACGGTCTACCTGGACGACGACGAAGCCTACAACATCTGGAAAGACGAGGTCGGGTTGCCCGAGGCGCGCCTGTCGCGCTTCGGTGAGGGCGAGAACTTCTGGCCCGCCAACGCCATTAAAGACGAGCGTTCGGGCCCCTGCGGGCCCTGCTCGGAGATCTTTTACGACCGCGGCCCCGCGTACGGCTCGCCGGACGAGACCGGCCCCAACACCGGCTCCGGCGACCGCTTTGTCGAGATCTGGAACCTCGTCTTCACCCAGTTCAACCTCGAAAACGGCGTGCTGACGCCCTTGCCGCAGCAGAACATCGACACGGGCGCCGGTTTAGAGCGCTTCGCGGCGGTCATCGCGGACGTCAAAGACGCCTACGCCACCGAGCTCTTTCAACCGATCATCCGGCGCCTAGAGCGGCTCTCCGGCGTCCCCTACCGTGACCTCGAGAGCGTTCACCACCGCATCATCGCCGACCACGTGCGCTCGGTGAGCATGTGCATCGCTGACGGTATCCTGCCCGCCAATGACGGCGCGGGGTACGTCATCAAGATGCTCCTGCGCCGCGCGTCGCGCCAGGCGTACCTGCTCGGACTGCGCGAACCGGTTTTGCACCAGCTCGTGAGCGGCGTCGTCGAGGCCATGGGTGAGGCCTACCCCGAGGTCAAAGACGCGCAGGCGCGCATCGAGGGGATCGTGCGCGCCGAAGAGGAGAGCTTTTTGCGCACCTTAGAGAGCGGGATCGCCCGCGTCTCCGGGCTTTTGGACGAGCTAGGCGGCGACACCCTGCCCGGCGACGTGGCCTTCGACCTCTGGCAGACCTACGGCTTCCCCTTGGACCTCACCGAGGAGATGGCCCAGGAGCGTGGCGTGCGGGTCGACCGCGAGGGGTACGCGCACGCGCGCGAAGCGGCGCGCAGCCTGTCCCGAGCGGCGCGCGGTGAGGGCGCGCTGTTCGGGGGCACCGACGTCTTCGGGCAGCTTGCCGAGGCGCACGGTGAGACGGCGTTCGTGGGTTACAGCGCCCGCGACGCCGAAGCGGCGGTGCGCGCGCTCGTGCAGGGGGGCGAGGCCGTCTCCGAGGCGGGCGAAGGGACGCATGTCCAGGTCGTCTTGGACACCACCCCCTTCTACGCCGAGGGGGGCGGACAGGTCGGCGACGCGGGCGTGCTCGAGTGGCGTGGCGGCGACCATGAGGGCAAAGCCTTGGTCACCACCACGACCAAGACCAAAGGCGGCGTGGTCGTCCACCACGCGCGCGTGCTGCGCGGCACGCTCAAAACCGGCCAACGCGTGCGCGCCGCGGTGGACCCGAGCCGCACAGAGACCGAAAAGCACCACACCGCCACGCACCTCCTGCACGCGGCGCTGCGGAGCGTCTTGGGGACGCACGTGGCGCAGGCGGGCTCGCTGGTGGCGCCCGAGCGGCTGCGCTTTGACTTCTCGCACCCGCAACCGCTCTCCGAAAGCGAGCTGCGGCGCCTCGAGGCCCTCGTCAACCGCTGGATCCAGGCTGACTTCACCGTCTCGTGGCGGGTCGTACCGTTAGAGGAGGCGCGCGCCGCGGGCGCCATGATGCTCTTCGGCGAGAAGTACGGCGCGAACGTGCGGATGGTCTCGGTAACGCCCGAGCGTGACCCTAAGAGCAGCGTCTCCACCGAGCTCTGCGGCGGCACCCACGTCGCGCGCACGGGGACGCTCGGGGTGTTTGTGATCACGGGTGAGGAGGCGGTCTCGGCGGGGGTGCGGCGCGTCGAAGCCCTGGTTGGCGAGGCGGCGCTAAGCTACCTCGCCGACCTGCGCGCGACGCTTGCGGCGGCCGCTAAAAGCCTCGGGGTCACACCCGGCGAGCTGGGGCCCCGGTTGGAGAGGCTGCAGAGCGACCTTAAAGCGGCGCAGCGCACGGCGGCCGAGCTCCGCGACCGCCTCGCTGCGGCGCAGACCGCGGGCGAATCGGGGCTCGAGGTAAGCGAGGCGGGCGGTTTCAGCTACGCCGTTGCGCAGTTGGGCGGCCTCGACGCAAGCGCCCTGCGCGGGGCGGCCGACCGGCTCCTGGCGCGCTCGGGCGCCGACCTCGTGGTCGTCGGCAGCGGCCCGCTGCTCGTCGTCAAGGCGAGCGACGCGGCGCAGGCGCGCGGCGCGCACGCGGGTCGGCTCGTCGGCGAGATCGCGCGGCGGGCGGGCGGCGGCGGCGGCGGGCGGCCCAACCTGGCCCAAGCGGGCGTCAAAGACCCCGCGCAGCTCGGCCGAGCGCTCGCCGCTTTGCCTGACATCCTCGAGCATCTGGCGGGGGGCGCTTAG
- a CDS encoding winged helix-turn-helix transcriptional regulator, which produces MPEKRSERERESARGVRAACGAGGHTPTCPVHASVNLLQEKWTLHIIRSLLAGDKGFNELGRDIGGCNPTTLAQRLERLEACGILSKTVTSTSPPRTRYALTEAGRDLQEVIRAISQWGERHLRR; this is translated from the coding sequence ATGCCAGAGAAGCGGAGCGAGCGCGAAAGGGAATCAGCACGGGGCGTGCGAGCGGCGTGCGGTGCGGGCGGCCACACCCCTACCTGTCCGGTTCACGCCTCGGTGAACCTGCTGCAGGAGAAGTGGACGCTCCACATCATTCGGTCACTTTTGGCCGGCGACAAAGGCTTTAACGAGCTAGGCCGCGACATCGGCGGGTGCAACCCGACGACCTTGGCGCAGCGCCTCGAGCGTTTGGAGGCGTGCGGGATCCTCTCCAAAACGGTCACGTCGACCTCCCCCCCGCGCACCCGCTACGCCCTCACCGAAGCGGGCCGCGACCTACAGGAGGTCATCCGCGCGATCAGCCAGTGGGGTGAGCGCCACCTGCGGCGCTAG
- a CDS encoding TIGR03885 family FMN-dependent LLM class oxidoreductase → MATIGYHASHEQYPPSQLLRYAQAAERAGFTAAMCSDHFYPWSERQGQSGFAWSWLGAALQATELPFGVVNAPGGRYHPAIVAQAAATLAEMFPGRFWLALGSGQNLNEHPLAQPWPSKAERNERLLEAAEVMRALWRGERVTHRGHFGLNGAQLYTRPAEPPKLVGAAITPETAAWVGSWADALITVNKPTDELREVVDAFQGGAGRGKPMLLQLQLAYAPTEQEAERAAFEAWRTNIFDSPVLANLPNPEAFDAAAAFVKPSDLRGPVRVSADLEQHLDRLHELLALGFSEVYLHNVHPDQHRFVRDFGARVLPRLPK, encoded by the coding sequence ATGGCAACGATCGGCTACCACGCCTCGCACGAACAGTACCCCCCGAGCCAGCTCCTAAGGTACGCTCAGGCAGCCGAGCGGGCTGGGTTCACAGCGGCCATGTGTTCGGATCACTTCTACCCCTGGAGCGAGCGGCAGGGCCAGAGCGGCTTCGCCTGGTCGTGGCTGGGCGCGGCGCTGCAGGCGACCGAGCTGCCCTTTGGCGTCGTGAACGCGCCGGGCGGCCGCTACCACCCGGCCATCGTCGCGCAGGCGGCGGCGACGCTCGCCGAGATGTTCCCGGGGCGCTTCTGGCTCGCTCTGGGCAGCGGGCAGAACCTCAACGAACACCCGCTCGCGCAACCTTGGCCGAGCAAAGCCGAGCGCAACGAGCGCCTTTTGGAGGCCGCCGAGGTCATGCGCGCGCTCTGGCGCGGTGAACGGGTCACCCACCGCGGCCACTTCGGGCTTAACGGCGCGCAGCTCTACACCCGGCCAGCGGAGCCGCCCAAGCTCGTCGGCGCGGCGATCACCCCCGAGACGGCCGCGTGGGTCGGGTCTTGGGCGGACGCGCTCATCACGGTCAACAAACCGACCGACGAGCTTAGGGAGGTCGTAGACGCCTTTCAGGGGGGTGCGGGGCGCGGCAAACCGATGCTCTTACAGCTGCAGCTCGCCTACGCGCCCACCGAACAGGAGGCCGAGCGGGCCGCGTTTGAGGCGTGGCGGACGAACATCTTCGACAGCCCCGTGCTCGCCAACCTGCCGAACCCCGAAGCTTTCGACGCCGCCGCCGCGTTTGTCAAACCGAGCGACCTGCGCGGCCCGGTGCGCGTCTCGGCCGACCTCGAGCAGCACCTCGACCGGCTGCACGAGCTTTTGGCGCTGGGCTTTTCGGAGGTCTATCTACATAACGTCCACCCCGACCAGCACCGCTTCGTGCGCGACTTCGGCGCGCGGGTGCTGCCGCGCTTACCCAAGTAA
- a CDS encoding Cof-type HAD-IIB family hydrolase produces MALDLDGTLLTSDKTLSPRTVQAVERVTRAGTKVVLCTGRPPRTARPFAERLKLVELAIVYNGGAIYDFARDTALCRYDFPVAVAHEAIERLRARYPDVMCGAETAYGWFVDTARYEIVRRGRVPYETEPDGVGEVERFLRESVTKLLFWHPTASAETLAAALDGVSVHCTWSMPGLLEVIAPEVNKQVALARVAADLGLQAREVAAFGDQNNDKEMLAWAGLGVAMGNGSESVRALADLVAPSNDEDGVAQVLEAWL; encoded by the coding sequence ATCGCCCTCGACCTCGACGGGACGCTGCTGACCTCGGACAAGACCCTCTCGCCGCGCACCGTCCAGGCGGTCGAGCGCGTCACGCGGGCGGGGACCAAGGTGGTGCTCTGCACGGGTCGCCCCCCCCGCACCGCGCGGCCCTTCGCCGAGCGGCTGAAGCTCGTTGAGCTCGCCATCGTCTACAACGGCGGCGCGATCTACGACTTTGCGCGGGACACGGCGCTCTGCCGCTATGACTTTCCCGTAGCGGTCGCGCACGAGGCCATCGAGCGCCTCCGCGCGCGCTACCCGGACGTCATGTGCGGCGCCGAGACCGCCTACGGCTGGTTTGTCGACACCGCGCGCTACGAGATCGTGCGGCGCGGCCGGGTCCCCTACGAGACCGAACCCGACGGCGTCGGCGAGGTCGAACGCTTTTTACGTGAGAGCGTCACCAAGCTGCTCTTCTGGCACCCGACCGCGAGCGCCGAAACGCTCGCCGCGGCGCTTGACGGCGTCTCGGTCCACTGCACCTGGAGCATGCCGGGGCTTTTGGAAGTGATCGCCCCGGAGGTCAACAAACAGGTCGCCCTGGCGCGCGTCGCCGCCGACTTGGGCCTTCAGGCGCGCGAGGTCGCGGCCTTCGGCGACCAGAACAACGACAAGGAGATGCTCGCTTGGGCGGGCCTGGGCGTGGCGATGGGTAACGGCAGCGAGAGCGTGCGCGCGCTCGCCGACCTCGTCGCCCCCAGCAACGACGAGGACGGCGTAGCGCAGGTGCTCGAGGCGTGGCTCTAG